Proteins from a single region of Ziziphus jujuba cultivar Dongzao chromosome 1, ASM3175591v1:
- the LOC112489497 gene encoding G-type lectin S-receptor-like serine/threonine-protein kinase CES101 — protein MLQLHTLQMEVVKGSKFYVLVNIWLCCYFLCVSHASDNLRQGQTLRSNQTLVSSSGVFELGFFNFTNKYYLGTWLKNDKYKKAVWIANQEKPMIGDPVLYISEEDGNLVMSDERGVPTAVSEGAFSKDAITSAKLFDTGNLVLFEGNKTVWQSFNYPTDTFLPGMKLGLFNLNTERSRKRFLVSWLSPLDPSKGNFLLGLDSENKTRFDVWRTNVNPAFQEIGNWDGKSFKLFFDTLSRKYNFSFVSNHKETYLSFTSNEEGTFSWFELASNGEINELTLVGKEIKIQNHSLCHDTMMRNSSGCLSLMPSLCRDGDKFSEITGLMPNYMRVNMTVRMGASDCELTCKSDCSCTAYATFYGDNKICEIYYGNKSDLQIPQRGNHSIYVRGDLSTQSSGSSGSGKLSILNK, from the coding sequence ATGCTGCAACTTCATACCCTTCAAATGGAGGTGGTAAAGGGATCGAAATTCTATGTTTTAGTCAATATCTGGTTATGCTGCTATTTTTTGTGCGTATCTCATGCATCAGATAACCTAAGACAAGGACAGACTTTGAGAAGTAATCAAACATTGGTGTCTTCTAGTGGGGTTTTTGAGCTTGGTTTCTTCAACTTCACCAACAAATATTACTTGGGAACCTGGTTAAAGAATGACAAATACAAGAAAGCAGTTTGGATTGCAAATCAGGAAAAACCCATGATCGGTGACCCAGTTCTGTACATAAGTGAAGAAGATGGGAACTTGGTGATGAGTGATGAGAGAGGAGTCCCCACAGCTGTAAGCGAAGGAGCATTTTCCAAAGATGCTATTACCAGTGCCAAGCTTTTTGACACAGGAAATCTGGTTCTTTTTGAGGGGAACAAAACCGTTTGGCAGAGTTTCAATTACCCCACAGATACATTTCTTCCCGGAATGAAACTAGGCTTGTTCAACCTGAACACAGAACGCTCAAGGAAACGATTCCTTGTATCGTGGTTAAGCCCTTTGGACCCTTCCAAAGGTAATTTTCTTCTTGGTCTGGATTCTGAAAATAAGACACGCTTTGATGTTTGGCGGACCAATGTCAATCCGGCTTTCCAGGAGATTGGTAATTGGGATGGCAAAAGTTTCAAGCTGTTTTTTGATACCTTGTcaagaaaatataatttcagCTTTGTATCAAACCATAAGGAAACATATCTTTCTTTTACTAGTAATGAAGAAGGTACTTTTTCATGGTTTGAGTTAGCTTCAAATGGGGAGATTAATGAGCTTACACTGGTTGGGAAGGAGATTAAAATACAGAATCATTCGCTATGCCATGACACAATGATGAGAAATTCAAGTGGATGTTTGTCACTGATGCCATCCCTCTGCAGAGATGGAGATAAGTTCTCAGAGATCACAGGGTTGATGCCGAATTATATGAGGGTAAATATGACAGTGCGGATGGGTGCCAGCGACTGTGAGTTGACCTGCAAAAGCGATTGTTCGTGTACCGCATATGCAACTTTTTATGGTGACAACAAAATCTGTGAAATTTATTATGGAAATAAAAGTGATCTGCAGATACCACAGAGAGGAAACCACAGCATCTATGTTCGCGGTGACCTTTCAACCCAGTCCAGTGGCTCTAGTGGCTCCGGTAAGCTTTCCATACTGAACAAATGA